From the genome of Spinacia oleracea cultivar Varoflay chromosome 2, BTI_SOV_V1, whole genome shotgun sequence, one region includes:
- the LOC110782168 gene encoding protein ACCELERATED CELL DEATH 6, protein MIIDWELKQLANRGDVKLFRKFLSIKATHYFLASDREGNIFHNATRSVSSIPFLREAIHRLPTRELQILLSHQESFRDWNPLHLAAIWGNLEMIQLMLSVYIKQSSSSSPSPSPLPSSSSGVHVVVQYPPGGKPWLARAKDGRTPLHLFLEYNEEECGLEILFMDMKLLSSVVDNHGNSPLFLAVSNGFNKFALNILRSDFGYSVSGRDGFNPFHVSSKCSKEVWSLLHKKHPELLHVVGANGTSVLHEWAKEGKLRPLILLQQVDDTNSLKSLNLLRNIDGDNPLLVAVKNDNQEFAFCLVENSRVSDIPIWRYENKHEITALDVALEKGWERLVLHFISKDSWNYKEPVSRWQRRLLIAVQKQMGQVVNKICNAALELIAAQNFSQSSTTVENFDGQAIFYIMTHCTEEVWRLLYKKHPEIVHVTGENGTSMLHEWAKKGELWPILLLEEVDINSLQKLSLIANDDGDIPLHIAVHNDNEAFALCLVKKCRIRDSPQWQFQNREGITPFDMALHHHFENLVLHFISKDSWIYKERNGRGESRLFIAVEKGMDQVVQKICRYVSADSTQSVIVPTENHDGRTIFYVLSSCRETTAKLLLKTFPYLINKPDQNGKRPIDIASEYGAGWLTKLLITEDPSSVAISPNVWIGLCRRGHLESIEAFITCYDDFRQLCIEQEDSPLHRIKLTTYQEYEKFLAIPLIWEMKNRRDYDGKTPLHRALEREDILFAELLLHKGVNRSIRDKRHKTPATKLLAELCDHYYEWEEMAQRVGINPRLRNLGSSAGEMRTTLSVVAALLATLTFAAAFTVPGGFDQSSGEIILVRKASFLVFILADTYAMCCAMFVLFCLIWSMNCDQDESQLLIDRSVLVLIQSFYGTLMAFMTGVYTVVHHKSLWAAIIICVMCSLVGISTNRSILFRVLDKLDRKDEARSKNKIWEQVENKLTQRKGFFYNRGNSDRGDPLAIV, encoded by the exons ATGATTATAGACTGGGAGTTAAAGCAATTAGCAAACAGAGGAGATGTGAAGCTTTTCAGAAAATTCCTGTCTATTAAAGCTACCCACTACTTTCTCGCCTCCGATCGTGAAGGCAACATCTTCCACAACGCCACCCGTAGTGTTTCAAGTATACCATTCCTCAGAGAAGCTATCCATAGATTGCCAACTCGAGAGTTACAAATCCTCCTTTCTCACCAGGAAAGTTTCAGGGATTGGAACCCTCTTCATTTAGCTGCAATCTGGGGAAATCTTGAGATGATTCAGCTAATGCTGAGTGTGTATATAAAACAGTCATCGTCGTCATCGCCATCTCCATCTCCATTGCCATCTTCTTCTTCTGGTGTTCATGTTGTGGTACAGTATCCTCCAGGAGGAAAACCATGGTTAGCACGTGCTAAAGATGGGAGAACTCCCCTGCATTTGTTCCTTGAATATAATGAAGAGGAATGTGGGTTGGAAATACTGTTTATGGATATGAAATTGTTGTCTTCTGTGGTTGACAATCATGGGAATAGCCCTCTGTTTCTTGCAGTATCAAATGGGTTCAACAAATTCGCTCTCAATATCTTGCGCTCCGACTTCGGTTACAGTGTTAGTGGCCGCGATGGTTTCAATCCGTTTCATGTTTCCTCTAAATGCTCAA AAGAAGTATGGAGTTTGCTACACAAGAAGCACCCAGAACTCCTGCACGTAGTTGGTGCAAACGGGACCTCAGTGCTCCATGAATGGGCAAAGGAAGGAAAACTACGACCTCTCATATTACTACAACAGGTTGACGACACTAACAGTTTAAAGTCATTAAACTTGTTAAGAAACATTGATGGTGATAATCCTCTTCTTGTTGCGGTAAAAAATGACAACCAAGAGTTTGCATTTTGCCTTGTGGAAAATTCTAGAGTTTCAGATATCCCAATATGGAGATACGAAAACAAACACGAAATTACAGCTCTTGATGTGGCGCTAGAAAAAGGTTGGGAACGTCTTGTTTTACATTTCATTTCAAAGGATTCTTGGAATTATAAAGAGCCTGTTAGTCGTTGGCAGAGACGGCTCTTAATCGCTGTCCAAAAGCAAATGGGTCAAGTAGTTAACAAGATTTGCAACGCTGCTCTGGAGTTGATTGCTGCTCAAAACTTTTCACAATCATCCACTACTGTTGAAAACTTCGATGGCCAGGCTATCTTCTACATCATGACACATTGCACAG AAGAAGTATGGAGGCTGTTGTACAAGAAACATCCAGAAATCGTACATGTAACGGGTGAAAATGGAACTTCAATGCTCCATGAGTGGGCAAAAAAAGGCGAACTATGGCCAATTTTATTGCTAGAAGAGGTTGACATCAACTCTCTCCAAAAATTAAGCCTTATAGCAAACGACGATGGTGATATCCCTCTACATATTGCTGTTCACAATGACAACGAAGCTTTTGCATTATGCCTTGTGAAAAAATGTAGGATAAGAGATTCACCTCAATGGCAATTCCAAAATAGAGAGGGAATTACTCCTTTTGACATGGCTCTGCATCATCATTTTGAAAATTTGGTGTTGCATTTTATATCAAAGGATTCTTGGATTTATAAAGAGCGTAATGGTAGAGGGGAAAGTCGACTCTTCATCGCTGTTGAAAAAGGAATGGATCAAGTTGTGCAGAAGATTTGCAGATATGTTTCTGCAGACTCTACACAATCAGTTATTGTTCCTACTGAGAATCACGATGGCCGAACCATCTTTTACGTTCTGTCGAGTTGCAGAG AGACGACTGCTAAGTTGTTGCTAAAGACGTTTCCATATTTGATCAATAAGCCTGACCAGAACGGAAAAAGGCCGATCGACATAGCGTCCGAATACGGTGCCGGGTGGCTAACCAAGTTGTTGATAACAGAAGACCCTTCGTCAGTAGCAATTTCTCCAAATGTATGGATTGGATTATGCAGAAGAGGCCACTTAGAATCTATTGAAGCCTTCATAACATGTTATGACGATTTTAGACAACTCTGTATCGAACAAGAAGACTCACCCTTACACCGTATCAAGCTGACTACTTACCAAGAATATGAGAAATTTCTAGCAATTCCACTGATTTGGGAGATGAAAAACAGACGTGATTATGATGGTAAAACGCCTTTGCATCGAGCACTCGAACGTGAAGATATACTGTTTGCAGAATTACTACTCCACAAAGGCGTTAATCGTAGTATTAGGGACAAAAGACATAAAACCCCTGCCACAAAACTGCTAGCAGAGCTATGTGACCATTATTACGAATGG GAAGAGATGGCTCAACGGGTGGGGATTAATCCACGGCTACGAAATTTGGGATCATCAGCAGGAGAAATGCGAACTACATTATCGGTAGTGGCCGCTTTACTTGCAACCCTTACATTCGCAGCAGCATTCACCGTCCCTGGTGGCTTTGACCAAAGTAGCGGAGAAATCATTCTAGTAAGAAAAGCGTCGTTTTTGGTATTCATACTTGCAGACACATATGCAATGTGTTGTGCCATGTTCGTGTTGTTTTGCCTCATATGGTCTATGAATTGTGATCAAGATGAGTCACAACTACTAATTGATCGAAGCGTGTTAGTACTAATCCAATCTTTTTATGGAACATTAATGGCGTTTATGACTGGAGTTTACACTGTCGTACACCACAAATCATTGTGGGCTGCCATTATTATCTGTGTTATGTGCTCACTCGTTGGGATTTCAACTAATAGGAGCATTTTGTTCAGAGTTCTTGATAAATTGGACAGGAAAGATGAAGCTCGGTCAAAGAACAAG ATATGGGAACAAGTGGAAAATAAGCTCACACAACGAAAAGGATTTTTCTATAACAGG GGAAACTCGGACAGAGGTGATCCTCTTGCAATTGTGTAA